A DNA window from Lycium ferocissimum isolate CSIRO_LF1 unplaced genomic scaffold, AGI_CSIRO_Lferr_CH_V1 ctg20647, whole genome shotgun sequence contains the following coding sequences:
- the LOC132043059 gene encoding uncharacterized protein LOC132043059, which translates to MELLKDYDISILYLLGKATSMGSLVHLIVFEHPLAMEVQTLANNFVRLNILVRGILAFFEVRLSLLEQIRTHQFEDAQLCKIRDKAELGTQLDFSTTFHSQTDGQSERTIQFSPLAAFMYNNIYHSSIDMALFEALYCRRYRSPFGWFDAFEKMYVDRKVWDLEFWVGEQVLLKISPMKGVMGFGKRGKLSQRYLGPFEILRRVGDVAYELALPLGQSGVHPVFHVSMLKKYHSNGTYIVRWDSVLLDENLTYEDELIAILYRRFGS; encoded by the exons atggagctcctgaaggactatgacatctctattctttatcttCTAGGGAAAGCCACGAGTATGGGTAGTTTAGTCCATTTGATTGTTTTCGAgcatccgttggccatggaggttcagactctggccaacaatTTTGTTCGTCTTAATATTTTAGTTCGAGGCATCTTAGCTTTTTTTGAGGTGAGATTGTCTCTCTTAGAgcagatcaggactcatcagtttgaggatgctcagttgtgTAAGATTCGAGATAAG GCAGAGTTGGGTACTCAGTTGGACTTCAGTACAACTTTTCATTCCCAGACTGATGGTCAAtccgagaggactattcag ttctcaCCCCTAGCGGCGTTTATGTACAACAATATCTACCATTCAAGTATTGATATGGCGCTGTTCGAGGCTTTATATTGTAGGAGGTATCGTTCTCCctttgggtggtttgatgcatttgag aagatgtatgTGGACAGGAAGGTTTGGGATTTAGAGTTTTGGGTGGGCGAGCAAGTGCTTCTGAagatctcacccatgaagggtgttatgggatttgggaagaggggcaagttaAGTCAGAGGTATCTTGGCCCATTTGAGATACTCCGTAGAGTTGGTGacgttgcttatgagttggccttaCCACTAGGCCAGTCTGGTGTTCATCCGgtctttcatgtgtctatgttaAAGAAGTACCATTCTAATGGTACTTACATTGTCCGTTGGGATTCAGTGTTGCTCGATGAGAATCTGACCTATGAGGATGAGCTGATAGCGATCTTGTATAGGCGGTTCggaagttga